One part of the Candidatus Curtissbacteria bacterium genome encodes these proteins:
- a CDS encoding polyprenyl synthetase family protein, giving the protein MRAQTLLLVDDHDKFKGYDTYDHCHTGKGKRHRAFVTLLFDQGNKVLLQKRKHRLFDGYWDLTAISHPLHVDGHDESFQEASDRALKKEMGIDHVRIENVGAFNYFAKDGGNCENEHCAVLVGKYDGDFKPNNKEVYDVKKVSFDEFLSDVKKNHKSYAPWTRLAAQELEGYSPNLLKVELDKFLTHYDIYAKKYFEAKIRSTKKYSPIVSDFYKKLQDFSGRGKKMRAFLVWLGYQIGGGKDLNKILPISLAFELTQSFFLIHDDIIDRATLRRGKPTVHKIFGKKFGPTSPQFRTSFDRQTGLQGVNEHYGESMAIIAGDIAAIELFDLVSNSDFTSDLKILCQKELAKVILETAYGQILDVEYGYVDASLSDVTKVADLKAARYSFVGPLTLGAILSGAAEKQLKAIEAFGLTAGLAFQMQDDILGVFGDEAVLGKSTMSDLWEGKNTILIHKTKELAKGRDRDDLDKIWGNEAAKNKDLERVGAIITKSGALDWCKRENRRLISLAKKEIGKITNDQAKRALFGQIADFVINRTK; this is encoded by the coding sequence AAAGGCAAAAGGCACAGAGCGTTTGTAACGTTGCTTTTTGATCAGGGTAATAAAGTTCTCCTCCAGAAGCGTAAACATAGGCTTTTTGATGGCTATTGGGATTTAACGGCTATTTCTCACCCGCTTCACGTAGATGGGCATGATGAGAGCTTTCAGGAGGCTTCTGATCGCGCCTTAAAAAAGGAAATGGGTATAGATCATGTACGTATCGAAAACGTGGGAGCATTTAATTATTTTGCGAAGGATGGGGGAAATTGTGAGAACGAACATTGTGCTGTTCTAGTCGGCAAATATGATGGTGACTTCAAACCTAATAATAAAGAGGTCTACGATGTAAAGAAAGTTTCTTTTGATGAATTCCTCTCGGATGTGAAGAAGAACCATAAAAGTTATGCTCCTTGGACAAGACTTGCAGCTCAAGAACTGGAAGGTTATAGCCCCAATTTGTTAAAAGTAGAGCTTGATAAATTTTTAACTCACTACGATATTTACGCAAAAAAATACTTCGAGGCTAAAATTCGATCTACAAAGAAATATTCACCGATTGTTTCTGATTTTTATAAAAAACTTCAAGATTTTTCCGGCAGAGGGAAAAAAATGCGAGCGTTTTTGGTATGGCTTGGTTATCAAATAGGCGGGGGAAAAGACTTAAACAAGATTTTGCCGATTTCTTTGGCGTTTGAGTTGACTCAGAGTTTCTTTTTAATTCATGACGATATTATTGACAGGGCAACTTTAAGAAGAGGAAAACCGACCGTGCATAAAATCTTTGGCAAAAAGTTTGGCCCCACTTCGCCCCAATTTCGTACGAGTTTCGATAGGCAAACGGGGCTTCAAGGGGTAAATGAACACTACGGTGAAAGTATGGCGATAATTGCAGGAGACATAGCTGCCATTGAATTATTCGATCTTGTAAGTAATTCCGACTTTACTTCAGATTTAAAGATTTTGTGTCAAAAGGAGCTTGCCAAAGTTATTCTGGAAACTGCGTATGGTCAAATTTTAGACGTGGAATACGGCTATGTTGATGCAAGCTTGTCGGATGTAACAAAAGTGGCGGATTTGAAGGCTGCAAGGTATAGTTTTGTAGGCCCTCTGACGCTAGGCGCAATTCTTTCGGGAGCGGCGGAAAAACAACTGAAAGCGATCGAAGCTTTTGGGTTAACGGCTGGTCTTGCGTTTCAGATGCAAGATGATATTTTAGGGGTTTTCGGTGACGAGGCTGTTCTTGGTAAATCTACGATGTCGGACCTTTGGGAGGGGAAAAATACGATTTTGATTCATAAGACAAAAGAACTTGCAAAAGGTAGAGATCGCGATGACCTTGATAAAATTTGGGGCAATGAAGCCGCAAAAAATAAAGATCTTGAAAGAGTTGGCGCGATAATTACAAAAAGTGGAGCACTTGACTGGTGTAAACGAGAGAATAGGAGGCTAATTTCTCTTGCGAAGAAGGAAATAGGAAAAATTACAAACGATCAAGCTAAAAGGGCACTTTTTGGCCAAATTGCGGACTTTGTCATAAACAGGACCAAGTGA